The DNA region ACAACAAAAAGccataataatttcacaacatttccAAATTAGTACGCCACATCATTTTCAGGACAAGGTATTGACAAATCTATGTGCATTATTTTCAGACAAGGTTGTCATGCTAATTTGCTACTTTCAAAATGTTTTTCGATGAGTTTACTTCAGATGTGCAGTAAGTGGTTCTAGAATGGCTGCAATGCATGATCTGAAGGAGCTTATTGCATATGGTGCTCTTCCTATCTGGTAATATGGGTTGAATGCATGAAATTGTCAGTTCGCAAGAAATTTGGTAGTGTTGTGATGCAATACAATCATGTCtaaatttattttgcatttctAGACATTATCTTATTGGCTTCTTTTTTAACAATGGTTTTTTTACATAGAGAGATTACTGATAGTGGTTCCAGCCTTCCACTTGTAGAAaacaaattcaataatttatatattaaaaaatatatattctttcatATAACAAGCCCCTTCAGATTAATGCAAACTTGCAAACCAATcttggaaattgaaaaaataaatatataattaccaACAGGCATTGGAGGACATTGAATGTCACATGAGCCCAAGACATAAACCTTAATCATCTCAAAAAACAGGGCACCCCTTTTTCACAATCCCGGGAGCTGTGGGGCATGAAGCCAATGGACAATGATCCATGTCCAGCCCCCACCACTCTGGACCGATTACATTCTTGGATTGAAGAGTGAAGAAAAGCATGATACCCAAAAAGGCAACCCCAGCATCTAAAGCAGCAGATAAGACATAGGTATGTCTAGCCCACCATGCCTTAAATTTTCTGTAAATatagaaattgaagaaaattccGACAGCTCCCCAAGCCCAATAGTTCACTGCTCTAGTTGGTGGCATGCTACTTGTAGCTCCAATGATGATAGGCATGTTTATAAGTCTAAGCCACTTGATGTTGGGGTACTTGCGTGAGAGAAACCAGCCAGGAATAGGAGCTAAGAAGCCAACGAGGAAGAACCAGTTCATCTCTTTGTAGATACCATATTTTGTGAACATTCTGAGTGGACCTATGACTCCCCAAATAATGGAAGCATGGTAGAAGACATCATCCCCAGGGCATGTCCAAGGACTCCCCGCAGGCAATAATAACGGATCACATATGTCCTTTATGCTTGAGAGAAGCCACCATGCCGTGGCAAAGTAGGTACTTGAAGCAACAAGTGTTCCAACTAACTGAGATTGTAAATTAACAACACGTGTCATTACATCGAAATAGTAAACaaaatttcatataatttttactGGTATTAATTCACTTGCCTGCACAATGAACATGGACCTTGGGGGGATTTTCATATAGTGGCCTAGTTTGAAGTCATTAACAAAGTAGAGTGCTTGTGACATGCTAATGTAGCCATAGGTCTTGAAAGCCACATTAGCGAGGGGCTTCCCTGGATAAATATACCCAATCACCAATTCTGTGATCACGTTTAGCCCTGGTTGCTGCAATTAACAATAAAACATCGTATTGAGAACTGTAGTCTATAAAAAATGGATGCAATATAATGTAGAATGTAACTAACTCATTCGAATGAATGTTTGTTGTCTTtttatcaatgaaatacaaGGATGGTTAGGCTTATTCATACCGAATTCGTTGTGGCTTGAATTATTCCAATGGGTAATGTAAAAAACAACGCAATGCCACAAGCCATTAATAGTCCCCACCATGGGAGTTGCAACTGTTTGTCAAAACCTTCACAAGCAAACATGGCAAGAGCCACCATTAAAACTAAAATGGTACAAAACCACCACTGAGGGACTTGTTTATAGTTCTTCTTCATCAACCTCGCGTGCACATCGGTATAATTATCCTTTGCTGCACTTGCTGTCTGTTTCCAGAGTGTCCAGATTGTTCTGCTCAATGTTTTTACCCAATTAAAGAAAATCATGAAAAGGCTTTTgactaacaaaaaattttgcaagagaATAGAATAGAAGATTTTAAGAAGCTTACTTTCCATTAAAGAGGGCAACATGAGTAAGAGTAGCTGTTAGAGTAGCAAAGCTCAAACCATAAGTAAAAGCAAAGAACACACTTAGATAAAGTTTGCTGTAACTGTCATAAGCTGCATGGTTAATATCAAATGCTTTCTCATTCAGAATTCTGGATATGTTGTAGGGTTGTCCAGTGTGATCAAAAGTGTGGGAAGAATAGATAGGAAACTTCTTGGCATCATATGCATTACTCCAATAAGCAATCGGGATAACGACATAGACAAACAAAATAAACCCCACTAAAATATTGATGATGGCAAACCCAGGTGTGGCTAAGGGGCTGCCCAAAAAGCTAGCTATAGTGGCCCAGTCAAGGCCAAATGAGCCTAGTCCAAGGCCACTGATCCCTCCACCAATTTGTTGGGCTGTAACTGAGTCCTTCCAAATCAAACAAGCAAGGGAGATAGCTGatattgaagggaaaaaatagcTTGGAACAATGTAATAAGCAAAGCTTGCTGCGAAAATCATGAAGAAGAATTGTATCCTTGTAAGTCCTCCTTTAGGTCTGCTTTCTTTTTCATGCAATGCCCTGCATTTCAAATATTACTTGGTTCATTACAAGGAAGACCGACCTTTCAATTAAACATTGAACTAATTCTTCTTCTAAAATAAGTAAGCtcattatagtaaaaaaaaaggatggtgGACCTGAATAGAGAGACTTGGACCAGGTTTGCAGGCCACCACATATAAGGTGAGTCAACAAGATATTTTCTGAACAGTCCAGCCCATCCATATCCAAGCATCTGAAAAGTTCATGTGAAAAAGGGTTATGTAGTCGGAATAACACTCTAAGAAGCATTTTGTGTAATACATCGATGGCAGGACACTTTTTTTATTCACATTAGAGCAGCTTATATTCTCCAAAACAAATGGGGGTAAGATTGTCTATCAATTATCTATCCTAGATCCCGAAAAATCAGAGCTTTGTGCACCAGGTACAACCTTTTACTAGTGACTTAATTCTTAATGTGAACAAACAAGTTCTTGTATCATACATTCTTTATGTGAGAAACAGGATCGGTTGGCTATAGCCATAATGCCATTAAAATGAAACCAGAATCCAAATATACCTGAGTAGTTAGTGATAGTATATAGGCTGCTACACCAGAGATACTCCTGTGGTAGAAAGCCTTGACTCCAGTAACAATATGAAGTGCATACACCCCACCAGCCCCAGAATTAGCAAAAATGGTGATCAAAACATGTTCCTTCAAATTGAATGGCCCTGGGTTCAAGGAGAAGGACCAGTTTGTGAGTGGGACTCGAATTGGCTTTGATGGAAGATATGCAGCCATTAGTTTCCCTACTGGGAGCACAAGGATTTGTATTATGACTGGCGTAATTGACAGCTGATTTTGGCGGTACGCAAAAAATTGGTttacaaaagaaagaacaacACATGATATCAATCCAAGAACCCATGTTCGAAATGTCAATGTTGGCTGTGTTGGGTCATCTGTTGGAGGAACTGTAAGTCTAACTTGTTCGATTGGGCTATCATTGTCTTCATCCCCTGCTTATATAGAATGACCACATTATTAAAAGTCAAatgcaaaaaatttgaaagaaaaaataaattatttctttaaaaatttatttctgaATTTATTAAGATGAATAGAATTGAatgatagtaaaaaaaaaaaatcaattaagtgCCTCTGTTGTCATggatttaaacaaaattttgtgtCGACTTTAATAATATTTCAGAGCTATGCTTCTCATTGAATGTTGAGAAACAATACCAGATTAAATAATGAGCTATTGTGATGAAGAAAGTAATTCTTCTCACAATATATTCTGTATGGTACACGAATGACAAACAAAACATGTAGTAGACAAGGTTacacaacaaataataataataataataataataatactcaataatttaaagaaaaacatgtTTTGTGCTAAAGCTACTGTCATGCGTACCCAACATACATGCAATTTTCATCGATCATAGCAAAAAAGCAAAGGGTGGTGAATTATGAAACCAGGGTAAACTATGATTCCCATGAAGTAGAACTACACAACAAATCCAAGAGAAATGTCATTTACATCAATTGAAACAAAACATGTTCTGTAATGAGGTTGATTTCATGCATGCATTCCCAGCCATATATGTAGCATTAATGAATCATGACATAAAATGCGACGAATCATGAATTATGAAACTCTATTTTCTGTGTGTTTGTgttagatagagagagagagagggagggagttACCAGTCATGTTAGTACTGGACTGAGTCTTCTCAAGTGACATTGCTTTAGGGTCTCCATTTTCATCGTAACCTGTCATGGCTCTCACAAAGCTTCTCCTTGGACGCACTTTCAAACTCACACagcaatttatatatatatatatatatatgcaccaCCCTTGTGATCTTAAAGTCTCACACAATCTTGTAATGTTATTACACACTATAAACAggatattaaaacaaaataaaagttgttcttaaaatttttaagtgaaTAATGAGATTTTAAAGCCAAAAGTTTGCGTTTATGGtgtaaaaacaaacaaacaaacaaacaaacagtgAAACAAACTTTTAGGTTTGAAAGGCGGTCTTTTGGAGAAACAAGGAAACTACATTACCACACAGTTCATAACTAAGTTGGCTCGCTAAAGAAGGACCACTTATTTCATTAAGAATCTTTCATTAATCTTGCATGCATTTCAATATAAGTTCATGCTTATCATACcaagaaggaaaaaaggaaGTAATCTTTATTGCTACATTGAGTAGAGATTATAACAAGAATAGTAATctttattactgaaaataaaagatgttataatggaataactaaactttattttttctttgatagttataaaataactaaaccTATTCATAGGTTTGGTTGTAATTTGtaatattagaataaaacttaatGTCTATATTTAGGAAGTATGTTACTTAGGATTTGTTTGaaatccgcttattttgttgaaattgaaaactttttgttgaaaatactgtaaataaaggtaaaaataagttgaaatagtacagtgaaatcattaatagtaccaaaaagtgcagcgagacccatgaataatagtaaaaataagttaaatagtaaataagctggctttttaagatggagccaaacgcacacttatacaatcaaaattcctaaaaaaatagtctatagaaaaattgagagagggaagtttttttaaagattttttacttttataattgttaagttcaaatattaaaaaaattatcaattttagaaattattaaatccattaaggaataactattacaagtttacaactcttttaaaaatagttattaTTTCGTATAAAAGTCCCCTCAGATTATGCAAAATTGCAaacctattataaaaaaataaaaaataaaaaccttatttaattacaaaaaagaatTGCATCTTTTTACAATGCCTTATTGGCCCAACATGAAGAAACATATATCAAATTAATGAATTCTACAACCTCATCTCCCAATTTCATCAGGCATTGGAGGACCTTGAATGTCACATGTGCCCAAGACGTAAACCTTAAGCATCTCAAAAGGCAGGGCACCCCTCAATTTTAACCCCAGGAGCTGTGGGGCATGAAGCCAATGGACAATGGTCATCACTGGCC from Castanea sativa cultivar Marrone di Chiusa Pesio chromosome 6, ASM4071231v1 includes:
- the LOC142637867 gene encoding oligopeptide transporter 1-like — protein: MTGYDENGDPKAMSLEKTQSSTNMTAGDEDNDSPIEQVRLTVPPTDDPTQPTLTFRTWVLGLISCVVLSFVNQFFAYRQNQLSITPVIIQILVLPVGKLMAAYLPSKPIRVPLTNWSFSLNPGPFNLKEHVLITIFANSGAGGVYALHIVTGVKAFYHRSISGVAAYILSLTTQMLGYGWAGLFRKYLVDSPYMWWPANLVQVSLFRALHEKESRPKGGLTRIQFFFMIFAASFAYYIVPSYFFPSISAISLACLIWKDSVTAQQIGGGISGLGLGSFGLDWATIASFLGSPLATPGFAIINILVGFILFVYVVIPIAYWSNAYDAKKFPIYSSHTFDHTGQPYNISRILNEKAFDINHAAYDSYSKLYLSVFFAFTYGLSFATLTATLTHVALFNGKTIWTLWKQTASAAKDNYTDVHARLMKKNYKQVPQWWFCTILVLMVALAMFACEGFDKQLQLPWWGLLMACGIALFFTLPIGIIQATTNSQPGLNVITELVIGYIYPGKPLANVAFKTYGYISMSQALYFVNDFKLGHYMKIPPRSMFIVQLVGTLVASSTYFATAWWLLSSIKDICDPLLLPAGSPWTCPGDDVFYHASIIWGVIGPLRMFTKYGIYKEMNWFFLVGFLAPIPGWFLSRKYPNIKWLRLINMPIIIGATSSMPPTRAVNYWAWGAVGIFFNFYIYRKFKAWWARHTYVLSAALDAGVAFLGIMLFFTLQSKNVIGPEWWGLDMDHCPLASCPTAPGIVKKGCPVF